In Arachis stenosperma cultivar V10309 chromosome 1, arast.V10309.gnm1.PFL2, whole genome shotgun sequence, one DNA window encodes the following:
- the LOC130980228 gene encoding uncharacterized protein LOC130980228 — MPFPQKLCQEENDKQFARFADYLKTLEIKIPFAEALEQIPSYANLPEKLKDPGSFMITCTLGDACTRTALCDLGESINLIPASLIKKLCLTEEVKPTCICLQLADGSIKIPSGVIEDMIVKVGPFAFPTDFVVLDMEWHKSASLILGRPFLVTGRTLIDVEKGEVTL; from the exons ATGCCATTTCCTCAGAAACTCTGTCAAGAGGAAAACGATAaacaatttgctcgctttgcggATTATCTCAAAACATTAGAGATAAAGATACCTTTTGCAGAGGCTCTTGAGcagataccttcttatgctaa cttaccagagaagcttaaagaccctGGAAGTTTTATGATAACATGCACTCTAGGTGATGCTTGCACTAGgacagctttatgtgaccttggggaaagcatcaacctaatacctgcttCTTTAATAAAGAAGCTCTGTTTGACTGAggaagtcaaaccaacctgCATATgccttcaacttgctgatggttctaTTAAGATACCATCAGGAgtaattgaagacatgattgtcaaggttggaccCTTTGCTTtccccactgactttgtggtgttgGACATGGAATGGCACAAGAGTGCATCCcttattctaggaagacccttcctagttACAGGACGGACCCTTATTGATGTtgaaaaaggggaagtaaccctgtgA